The stretch of DNA CGCCCTCCTGCTCCGCGCCGCCGTGCTCACCACGGCGGTCTCCGTGCTCGGCGCCGCCCCGGCGATCCTGATCCAGCTGGGCGCCTGGACCGACCCGCCGGCGGCCGCGGTGTGGGCCGCCTCCCTGGCCCAGCCGCTGACCGGTTACTTCGGCGGGATCGGCATGGCGGCGATCATCGCGCTGGCCGCGATCGGGGCGGCGCGCCGCCGGGGCCCGCTGACCACCGCGGTGGAAGCGCTGGGGCAGCGCTCGATGAGCCTGTACCTGTTCCAGACCTTCGCGTTCCTCGCCGTCTTCCGCCCCTACGGGCTGGGGCTCCAGGACGACCTCGGCCTGGCCGGCGCCTTCGGGGTGGCCGGGGCGATCTGGCTGGTGTCGCTGCCGGCCGCCGACCTCATGCGGCGCGCCGGCCGCCGCGGCCCGGCGGAGGCGCTGCTGCGCCGCCTCGCCTACCCGGCGCCGGCCGGCCGCGCCTCCGCCTCACCGCTCCCCCGTTGACCCCGGCGGGGTCAGCGGGCCTCGGCCCAGGATCCCGGGTGCCGGGTGCAGGGGCCGCCGGCGTGCGCGGCCAGGCTCCCCCGGGCGACGTCCAGGACCACGGTGGCCAGCGTCTCCCAGCGCTTGCCCAGCTCCGCCTCTGGCGCGGCGTGGCAGCAGACCTCCGCGCCGTGCTCCGGGTGGCAGGCGAGGGCGTCGAGCAGGTCCGCCCGGTCCGCCGGCCCGGCCTCGGCGGTGCGCTCCCGCAGCACCTTCATCCGCTGGTAGGTGCCGGGGTCGGCGGCGCCGAAGGCCTCGCCGCCGGCCAGCCCCGGGTCGACGAAGTGGTTGGTGCGGACCAGGTGGCCGTCGGCGCGCGGGCGGTGCCGGACCGCCCCGGCCGGGCTGAGTTCGACCGCCTCGGCGTCGGCGCGGCCCCGGGTGTGGCCGGCGAGGGTGAACGAGCCGGACGCCGCGACCGGGATCGAGGCGGCCAGCTCCGCGGCCTCGGCCACGGTGGTGCAGGTGTCGAGCACGTGCCGCGCCGCGACGTGCACCGGCACCCACGGGCCCGCCGCGGGGGCCGTCCGGTCGGCGGTGTGGCCGAGGATGTTGAAGTGCAGGCCCAGGCCGTCGCTGTTCACCCCGATCTTGCCGACGATGCCGTACTCGGTGACCATGTGCACCGTCCGGCCGCCGGGGTGCTCGACGCTCCACACGAACCAGCCGTCCCGCATGCCGTCGTGCCAGTCCCAGGTCTGGGCGGTGGCCGGCGGTGCGCCGTCGGCGGGGAGGTGGACCAGGGTCGAGCACTCCGGGTGCTGCTCGCCGAAGCGGCCCAGGATCTCGGTGCGCGCGTTGAGCGCGGCGATCCTGCCCAGCGGCAGGCCCGATCCGCGGGCGATGCCCTCCATCTCCTCGGCCTGGGCCGGCGACCAGGCCGCGACGTGGTCGAATGCCTCCAGGGCCAGGGCCGCGGCGTCCCGCGGGGCGATGCCCGAGGCGGCGAAGAGCCGGTCGTAGAAGTCGGCGGCGTGCCGGATGCGCTCCGGGAACGCCGCGCCCAGCCGCCTCCCGCGGTCTCCGGGGGCCGATGCGGGGGAACGGAAGACCACGGGGGTCGCCATCTGTCTCCTCTCCGGCGGGCGCCGGGCGCCCGCCTTCCCGGTTCGGCACGGCCGGCGGCCGCGCGGATCCTCATCGGGCGGTCCGGTCCGGGCGCGCCATGGCCAGGTA from Nocardiopsis composta encodes:
- a CDS encoding C45 family autoproteolytic acyltransferase/hydolase gives rise to the protein MATPVVFRSPASAPGDRGRRLGAAFPERIRHAADFYDRLFAASGIAPRDAAALALEAFDHVAAWSPAQAEEMEGIARGSGLPLGRIAALNARTEILGRFGEQHPECSTLVHLPADGAPPATAQTWDWHDGMRDGWFVWSVEHPGGRTVHMVTEYGIVGKIGVNSDGLGLHFNILGHTADRTAPAAGPWVPVHVAARHVLDTCTTVAEAAELAASIPVAASGSFTLAGHTRGRADAEAVELSPAGAVRHRPRADGHLVRTNHFVDPGLAGGEAFGAADPGTYQRMKVLRERTAEAGPADRADLLDALACHPEHGAEVCCHAAPEAELGKRWETLATVVLDVARGSLAAHAGGPCTRHPGSWAEAR